The Candidatus Latescibacterota bacterium genome has a window encoding:
- the nadD gene encoding nicotinate-nucleotide adenylyltransferase: MKSRDKIGLFGGSFDPIHNGHLILAQTAMEYAGLEHVYFIPTAFPPHKRTAVIAGFEDRLKMVELAITDNTRFEISLLEKKDDVSFTWESVMHFKDKGYDRKHVHLLIGGDSLREITRWRRPDLIFENSTIVAMKRPEYSMDCNLPREAAVIVFSEGANDISSTLVRSTVGEGGSIRNLVPDRVEQYISEKSIYLVQGEETK; this comes from the coding sequence GTGAAGAGCAGGGATAAGATAGGGCTTTTTGGCGGCTCATTCGACCCCATCCATAATGGACATCTAATCCTCGCGCAGACCGCGATGGAGTACGCCGGATTGGAACACGTATATTTTATTCCTACTGCTTTTCCGCCACACAAAAGAACAGCTGTGATCGCGGGTTTTGAAGACCGGCTGAAAATGGTCGAGCTGGCTATTACGGACAACACTCGATTCGAGATCTCCCTTCTTGAAAAAAAAGACGATGTATCATTTACATGGGAATCTGTCATGCATTTCAAGGATAAGGGATACGACAGAAAACATGTTCACCTTCTTATAGGTGGGGATTCTCTCAGGGAAATAACAAGATGGAGGAGGCCCGACCTGATTTTTGAAAATTCGACAATAGTCGCAATGAAGAGACCAGAATATTCAATGGATTGCAATCTCCCGCGAGAAGCGGCAGTTATCGTTTTCAGCGAGGGAGCCAATGATATCTCGTCCACACTTGTCAGGTCGACGGTCGGAGAAGGTGGTTCGATCCGGAATCTCGTGCCGGACCGGGTCGAGCAGTATATCAGCGAGAAGTCCATTTATCTGGTTCAGGGAGAGGAAACGAAATGA